One Nocardia huaxiensis genomic window, TCGATCAGCGTGATCCTATGGTCGGCACTGACCATGATGTTGCCGTGCTGCAGGTCTCCGTGCGCTGCACCAGCAGCACGAAGCCGTCTAACGGCGCTCTGGATATTGCGGCGGACTTCATCGATGGCGTCGGGCTCATCGAAGTGGTCGTCGACCCAGTCTCCAAGCGGATCTCCAACAACCCATGGCATGCGGACGGTCGGATAGGTGCCCCCTCCGACCACAATGCCGGTCGGGTCGTAGCGCACGTCGATGAGGAATTCAAGCTCTCGATGTCCGGCTACAAACCGCGCGATGTGCTCGTACCGCACGGCAAGGTTGTCGTCGGCTCCGAGCTTATGGAAGCACCTGACTGCGTAGCTCCGACCCCCTGCGGCACTGTCGATTTGGAACGTCGCAGCAAAACCGCCGGAGGCAACCGCGGCGATCTTCAGCGGGGTGAGGACGGCTGTTCCCACGCGAAGATCGGGGTCCCTGGGGAAGGCGTAGTTCGGATGAAGGACTGCTTGCTGGTAGTCGAGAAGACTGGGGAGACTCATAAGCGCACCACGCAGATAGTCGTGTCGTCTGAGGACATACCATCAGCTCGGGCATACGCCACCCAGTCGGCGAACTCATCCGCGTCGTCGAGGACACGGGTCTGGATGAGTTCCTGGTGCATGTCGGCGCTGGCACCGAGCAGAAAGGCTGCCGCAGCGTCGGTGGCCAGAATGAGCGCGTCCCCTCGCTCAAAAGCCTGCTCGCGCTCCCAAATTTGCTCAAGATAATCGTTTGCCGCCGGCAGAGTCGAGATCAGGTGCGGGCGCTGACCGAAGGAGTCGGGTTGCTCAATAGGTCCTGCCACCACTATCTCCCCGTCTCGCACGTGCAGCAGGCAGGTGTCACCAACAGCCCGAGCGCGATACCGCGCGACCCGTGTGTCTACTTCCACTCCCAAAAACGTGGCTGCGCCGCCCTCTGCAATCTTGGATACCGCGTGCCAAGGGAGATTGGCGGTGGATACCAATTGCTGCCATCGATCCCGGAGCCGAACGATCTGGTCAAGCGCCAACGGGTCGTCACCCGCTCGCGCGAACGAGTCCACCAGAAGTTCTGCCCAGACTTCCGGGCGCGCCGATCGAGATGCTCCATCCGACAAGGCAATCCGGCATCCTGCGAACGCGATGCGATCCGCGTTGTCGTCGGCATCTTCATCAGACTTCGGCACGCTCGCCGCGCTGATGCGCAAGCGACGCTCGCTCACTGGTACCTAGCTTTCGATGGCCAAGGCCCCGCTCGTCAGTTCCTTCAACCCTGTCGGCGTGACGGCGCGCGTACCGAGGTTGAGGAACTCGAAGACGCTCCGCGAATCAGCGTTGTAGAGGAAGCCGCGGGCGCCGGGCGCCAGGGGCTTACCTTGCTGCCTGGCTGCCTCATACATCGTCGGTGGGAGCTGGCTGGACATTCCAAATAGCATGTCGGCGTTGTGGTCAGGAAGGCCAACACGCGAGCTGGGGTAGGTGAAGGGCTGCTCTGCACGGCCAGAAAGATGGACGTTGAAGATCAGTGACGCGCCGTCGTCAGTCCCCACTGCCCCAACCGCTTGAGCGGCAATTGTTGGATCGCCATCGGTGCTTTCACCATCGGTGATGTTGACGACGAGCGGCGGGAAGCTGGAGGGGTGCTCCGCGCACCAGCGCCGCACGATCGGCTCAGCGGTCCGGAATGCCATGGTCATGGGTGTCATCCCGCCCGCAGCTGGATCGACCCACACCGGAAACGGCTTCTCCAGGTCGACCCTTTGGCCGCTGTGGTTCACTGCCGGCACGACCCGTGTTTCAATCCGCTTCGGTGCGCGTTCGAGATCCCCGATGGTGATCGCAGGCCGACTGGAATCGCTACCTGGAAGCTGGAAACTGACGTCGGCGCCGTACCCCAACACGCAGAGTTCGAAGTAGTTTCTGATCTTGGGTGATCCCGTACTGCACAGACCGATGGCGTTGTTGAGTGTCATGTTCACCGCCTCCGCCAATGCTTGAGCTTTGGAAGCGCCGGTACCCGCCCACGGTTCTTCCATCGAGTTCGACTGGTCGATCAGGAGCACGAGCAGAGCCGGTTGTTTCCGACTGATTTCGGCTGAGTACGCCATGACACCCTCCCTTGTTCACATGCGCCTTGCTTGGCGATGCTGTCACGTATCCCCCAGCCATATCACCTGGACCGGGGACTCGTACACGATACAGCGCACTACTGACAGCGATCCCTCAGCACAGCCGAACTGCGTTGCAGCACTGCATATTTCGTCAACCGTCGAAGCGATCGACGCCCACTCGGCAGTTCAGGGACATGCGTGATGGGTCACGTTGGCCGGCGGGTCGGAGTGTACGACTGGCCCGGTCGCGGTGGGGCGGCGTCCGGAGGATTTGGCACAACATGGCATAAGCGGGCGGTTTGCGCGGCGCTATCCTGTTGGGAGGTCAGCGGTTCGGTGAGTTCTGATGAAGGCAGGAGTCTGGCAGGGTGGGCCGTACGGAGCGCGAAATCGTGGGGTCGGCTGCCCGAGGGAGGGAATAGCGTGCAGCTGTCGTCGCACCATAAGCGGATCTCGGCACAGGCGTATCAGGCGCTTCGCAACGCTCTCCCGGTCGTCTTCTGGTACAAGGAACGCACGCTGCAGCCGTTTTTGAAGGCTGCGTTCCGCGAAGATCCGAGCGTCCTTCGCGGTCTCGATTTCAAGGGCGAGACCAAGTGGGTCATCGTCGGCAAGCTGGTCGATCGACTACTGGAGCAGGAGGCGTCCTACCAGAAGGCGACGATCCACCTGATGCTTGAGGTCGCCAACATGACGCGCTTCGTTGACCTGGAGCAGCTTGAAGACGCCGACGTGAAGATCGCCAAGGCGCGTGCGGCGGTCGCCGAGCTGAAGCGGCATACCGAGGTCTTCGAACTGCTACTGACCGAGAAACAGCGGGTCGCTGCCCAGCAGGCAGTACTCAAACAGCAGATCGAGTCGCAGCAAAAGTTCGAGCAGACGCTCCGTACGATGCATAGCCACTTCATCCACATGCACGGCGACCCGAACCCCCAGGCGCGTGGTAAGGCGTTCGAGGGCTTCCTGAACCACCTCTTCGGGCTGTTTGACCTCAACCCGCGGACCGAGTACATACTCGACCGCGAGCAGATCGACGGCGCCTTCACGTTGGAGGGCAACGACTACATCGTTGAGGCGAAGTGGCGGAAGGACAAGCTCACTCGGGAGCAGGCGGACGCGTTCGCGGCCAAGGTCCACCGCAAAGCGACGAGTTCATTCGGCTTGATTATTAGTGTCATGGGATTCACCAAGGACGCAGTTGACGAGTATCGCTCACGAACGCCGTTCATCACGATGGACGGCGCGGACCTCACCTGCGTTCTGGAGGGTCGCATCCGCCTCGACGAGCTGCTGATTCGCAAGAAGCGTCACGCGAATGACACTGGCCAGTGCTATTTTCCGGTTAGCGAGATGTTTTGATCAGTCCGATTAAGCGCGCCAATCGGTTTGATGCTCGACCTACAGTGATTGAACATCCGATCCGGCGCCCTACTTCCTACTTGGGAACACCAATGTGGACTCGGCTTGCTTCCAGTGGCGTGATCGTCGGCTCAAAGCGATGGTTGGCAGTTGGCAGTTCCGATGCATACTCCCGTGACGCAGTGTTGTAGAAGCTGCGCAGAATAAATTCCACGAATGCTCCTGGAGTTATTGCCGAGGTTGCAGCGATTCGGCAGTTCGAATATTGCCCTAGCGTCAGATGAGATTTCGGATGATGTAGGTCCTGAACCACCGCATCGTCGGAGTCAAAATCGAACCGCATTGGTACCGTAACCACTCGGCGGTCAACAACCTCTGCGAACATGAGATCGAGACTATACAGCTCCGGGTCATTCTGATACTCGGACAGGTCTGGCGATGGAAGGAATGCCAAGCGGCTGGATAGCAGTCGCCTAGACCTGAACTGGTAGACCATCTGAACGATAGCGCCATCAAGCATCAAGAAGTTGTATGACCTTGCCGCCAACTGCGTAGTGTACATATCCCGGTAGGGAACATCTCTTAGTAGAGATGCGCCAGGCAATATCGTTGGATAGTCAACTTTTTCCACCTGATCTGGGAGTGAGCAGATTCTGGGGAAGTTTTGGTCATTCACCAGGCCTTTTGTAGTGAGATGACGGGTTATAGACATGATCTCCTTGTGGATATCATGAATTTTAGGATTCGCCACTACTGATCGCGCTCTCCAATGAATTTGCGCAGCCGCTCGAGTAGTTCCGGGCTGAGGTCATCAGGAAATAGCGTCTGGTCCTCGAAGTCGCGGAGTAGCCCCTCAATGGACTGCTCGCGCATACCGCGATTAAACTCAGCTTGCGCTGTCATATCGCGGTGCACAATTTGCATTTTCTGCAGGTCAGCCTGCGAGGGATATCTGAAGTTCAACTCAAATCCGGCGCTCTTGATTGCCTCAAACTCCTCGATAAGCGCATCCATCTGCGGCCCGACTCCCAGCACCCGAACCCACGCCTTACTCCTGGTCATAGCCGTGAATAGCCTGTTACGAACGCGAGCGAGATTATAGTGGCTTGCTTGACACTCCTCAGCGTTGACAATGTAGACCATGCCAGCCTCGTTGCCTTTTGCTCGATAGATGCCAGTAAACGTTACTGATTCTGAACCAGGATTAAAAAATACGTCCGCGCTTACGTCTACCCCAGCCAGATGGCTCATAATCTTCCGGTCGAGGAGGCTAGTGCGAATCGGACCGAGATTTCCCCGCGTAGTCAGAGGGTTTGTGTTGATTACGATAATATCGCTATGACGGAGCTCTTCTTCCTGGATGTTGCGTTCGATCTCATCCGCAACCCATTCGTCTTGCTCGTTCTTACTGGCAAACCTCTTAAACTCGACTAGATCTTCAAGCGTAGAGTGCTCTTCCAGGAAACGAGGGCTCGACTCCTCGGTGCGGACGAGAGAGACTTCACGTCCCGGCTCAAGAGCTCCGCGTTTGACTGAGTAGCCGATTTCTGTCCACAGGCTCGGTTGATCGAACATCTGCACAAGGCCGGTCCGGGCTTGGTTTGCAGGCTTGCGATAGATGCCAAATCCGAGACCATGGGCACTTACCAACACCGGCCGGGAATTGCGGTAGCACTTCTCCAGCACTATATCGCGTCGAGCGCCATTCTCGCGGGGCGTCGACTCGAAAGACACGTTCGGTCGACCCTGGTTGTCCGAGCCGAAAATCGATTCAGCCGGAGGCAGCCCATCTCCATTAAGCGTTTGAAGCTCATCATAGGCGTACACGAGCCGATGACGGTCATCCAACATCGAATAACAAAGGCGCAGGAACTCGGGAGGCAGATCTTGCGCTTCGTCGATTAGGATAGCGTCGTAAATAATCTCTGGCGACTTCACTTCCGCTAGCGCGCTTGCACAAGCTCCATTAAACGCACTTTCGCGACCAAACTTGCTCTGTGCATTTCTGAAATCATAGTACTCGACCTGATTCTTCATGCAATATTCAAAGTAGAGACCGTCCCGATCCGCACCTCCAGGCGCCCCCCAAGAATTGACGATACGGACATTGTCCCAGTCGGGCTCTTCGCCCAGCGTCTCGATAGAGAAGCTGGTAATTAGTCGTTTGTACTGTTCCTTCAGGGACCTGGTATTGAAAGTAACCGCGATCCGCCATTCCGGATGCTGAGCATGAAGGTAAGCTGCTTTAAGCGCAAGTACAATTGTTTTACCCGAACCGGCAAGGCCGCGAATTCTCTGGACGCCATCTACGGTTTCGATAACTGCCTTGCTCTGTAGCATATCCAGAGTCGCGATTGACCTCTCAAGCTTCTGCAGGCGCGCTCCACGTGAATCTGGACTATTAATCTTTCTCGGACTCCGCGATCTGCGGATCGTTGATATGCTCTGGATTGCCGAGATTGTTCTCTCGAAGAGGTCGCGCTCGGAGTCAGCCCACTGGAACATGTCCAGCTCGGCACCGATATTCTGCATATTTGCAATCGAGTACTCGTCATCTTCCGGGAGCTTCATGACGGCTGGCGCAAAAGTGATGCTGGATATTTCAACCTTGAGCTTCCGCTTCCTCACAAGGTCTCGATATCCGAGCAGGCGTTGCTGAAGCGCTGTTGCAGATTCGTCCTGGCGAGCCCCGTAATCTCCAAGCTCCGCCCCGTCCACCAAGTCGAATACTATGACACCCTTACTTGGGGATACCAGCACCGCGTCGATCGGATGGCTGCCTTCCGCGGTATTGATGATCGGGTACCCGATGAAGAGCTGTCCATCGAGTGCTGATACTTTGGTAAGCGCGTTAACGAGGGCGTCGCTAGCTGCCGGCTTATCGTTCGTGCCACGAACTACCGTTATCGTATTCATCGGCGGGTCCCCTGTATCCGGTGCTGTTTGGGCACTCCGGCACCCACAGCTGACTCACTCATCTCGATTAACATACTGCCACCATGCCAGATGGCTTCGACACTTCCTCGGAGCATATCGACTTTGCTGCTTGTAGGTCGTGACACTCAGATGCCTGATGTCGCGGTATTCCACCCGATTGATAGTGACAGCGCGGTGTATCCATTCGGGATCCATGTCTGCCGACAGTGCCTACGCAGCGAAGGTGTTCATTCGCCCCCAAACGAAGCCTCCTCAAGGAGAGACACAGACGGACTCTCGGAGGAGCGAGAGTCTCCGGCTACTGTTGTGGTCTGAGGTGTTCGAGATGTGATCGTTCGAAACAGTCCGGCCGGTATTCGGCACTGATCGACGAGCGCCGCCTCACCAACTCCTGCTTTCGTTAGCAACTCAACTGCGCGCGGCAGAAGGGACGGCTGCTCGATCGCGGTGACCAGTCCCGGCTCACCTCGTCGCCAGCCGCGGGTCGATATCGTGGCCATCGCGTTCCGATACGATACGTCGCTCAAGACGCCCAGCGACCGTGCGCGATAGAGCAGCGCCTGAATGCTCACTCCCCATTGCTCTTTCAGCTGAGCCAGGGTACGCCAGGTGTTGCCGCCCATGCTTGTAGGTAGAAGCTGACGGATCTGGTCCGCCGGCATCAGGAACTCCGCAGCAAAGCGATTCGCCTGGTCCTCAACGATTCTTCCGCCAGGCTCGGCATCGCAGTGCATCACCAGATGTCCCAGCTCGTGTGCGACGTCAAATCGTTGACGGTAGTAGTCACGCTTGATCGGGTTCAGGACGACGACCGGTCGAAGATGGCTCTCGAAAGAGTACGCATCGACAGAAGCGGCTTGCTCAGGACTAAAGACAACGAGCACACCCCGGTTCTCCAGCAGTCGAACGAGGTGTTTGACCGGGCCGCTCTCGATACCCCAGCTCTTTCGGACCAGATGCGCAGCGCGCTCAGGACCGTCATCGAGTTGGATGTCGCCATCCACAGGCGCATACGGGAGATCAGGCTCGGGGAACTCGACATGACGTTCAAGACTGCTTGCAATGTCGAGAGCCACTCGCCCATACGCGAACGCTTGATCCCGAGCAAGCTGG contains:
- a CDS encoding VWA domain-containing protein encodes the protein MAYSAEISRKQPALLVLLIDQSNSMEEPWAGTGASKAQALAEAVNMTLNNAIGLCSTGSPKIRNYFELCVLGYGADVSFQLPGSDSSRPAITIGDLERAPKRIETRVVPAVNHSGQRVDLEKPFPVWVDPAAGGMTPMTMAFRTAEPIVRRWCAEHPSSFPPLVVNITDGESTDGDPTIAAQAVGAVGTDDGASLIFNVHLSGRAEQPFTYPSSRVGLPDHNADMLFGMSSQLPPTMYEAARQQGKPLAPGARGFLYNADSRSVFEFLNLGTRAVTPTGLKELTSGALAIES
- a CDS encoding restriction endonuclease, producing the protein MQLSSHHKRISAQAYQALRNALPVVFWYKERTLQPFLKAAFREDPSVLRGLDFKGETKWVIVGKLVDRLLEQEASYQKATIHLMLEVANMTRFVDLEQLEDADVKIAKARAAVAELKRHTEVFELLLTEKQRVAAQQAVLKQQIESQQKFEQTLRTMHSHFIHMHGDPNPQARGKAFEGFLNHLFGLFDLNPRTEYILDREQIDGAFTLEGNDYIVEAKWRKDKLTREQADAFAAKVHRKATSSFGLIISVMGFTKDAVDEYRSRTPFITMDGADLTCVLEGRIRLDELLIRKKRHANDTGQCYFPVSEMF
- a CDS encoding helix-turn-helix domain-containing protein produces the protein MSSRSSTTKRTAEVATFFDGGRLTLARQLAFLRKIELAGKIGKSAAAVSAWEAGAKRPSAATVAQLALALGVEPGFFAVRPDDAVAAGVTPHFRSLRSTSQLARDQAFAYGRVALDIASSLERHVEFPEPDLPYAPVDGDIQLDDGPERAAHLVRKSWGIESGPVKHLVRLLENRGVLVVFSPEQAASVDAYSFESHLRPVVVLNPIKRDYYRQRFDVAHELGHLVMHCDAEPGGRIVEDQANRFAAEFLMPADQIRQLLPTSMGGNTWRTLAQLKEQWGVSIQALLYRARSLGVLSDVSYRNAMATISTRGWRRGEPGLVTAIEQPSLLPRAVELLTKAGVGEAALVDQCRIPAGLFRTITSRTPQTTTVAGDSRSSESPSVSLLEEASFGGE
- a CDS encoding DUF2290 domain-containing protein yields the protein MSITRHLTTKGLVNDQNFPRICSLPDQVEKVDYPTILPGASLLRDVPYRDMYTTQLAARSYNFLMLDGAIVQMVYQFRSRRLLSSRLAFLPSPDLSEYQNDPELYSLDLMFAEVVDRRVVTVPMRFDFDSDDAVVQDLHHPKSHLTLGQYSNCRIAATSAITPGAFVEFILRSFYNTASREYASELPTANHRFEPTITPLEASRVHIGVPK
- a CDS encoding DEAD/DEAH box helicase; amino-acid sequence: MNTITVVRGTNDKPAASDALVNALTKVSALDGQLFIGYPIINTAEGSHPIDAVLVSPSKGVIVFDLVDGAELGDYGARQDESATALQQRLLGYRDLVRKRKLKVEISSITFAPAVMKLPEDDEYSIANMQNIGAELDMFQWADSERDLFERTISAIQSISTIRRSRSPRKINSPDSRGARLQKLERSIATLDMLQSKAVIETVDGVQRIRGLAGSGKTIVLALKAAYLHAQHPEWRIAVTFNTRSLKEQYKRLITSFSIETLGEEPDWDNVRIVNSWGAPGGADRDGLYFEYCMKNQVEYYDFRNAQSKFGRESAFNGACASALAEVKSPEIIYDAILIDEAQDLPPEFLRLCYSMLDDRHRLVYAYDELQTLNGDGLPPAESIFGSDNQGRPNVSFESTPRENGARRDIVLEKCYRNSRPVLVSAHGLGFGIYRKPANQARTGLVQMFDQPSLWTEIGYSVKRGALEPGREVSLVRTEESSPRFLEEHSTLEDLVEFKRFASKNEQDEWVADEIERNIQEEELRHSDIIVINTNPLTTRGNLGPIRTSLLDRKIMSHLAGVDVSADVFFNPGSESVTFTGIYRAKGNEAGMVYIVNAEECQASHYNLARVRNRLFTAMTRSKAWVRVLGVGPQMDALIEEFEAIKSAGFELNFRYPSQADLQKMQIVHRDMTAQAEFNRGMREQSIEGLLRDFEDQTLFPDDLSPELLERLRKFIGERDQ